The genomic interval CTTTTCGGGTGGGGTCGTGTCAATACCTTGGCGCGGAAAATTTAATTTTTTGGATTTTCAGAGGGGAAATTGGAAAATTTTTGAGTATTAGGGTTTTCATGGATTGGATGTATTCTGCTTTGATTTCTAAAATTCAGGCCAAATGACAACATTGTCATTGACCATCATCCACCCCAACCGGAGCCTTCCATGACCTTTCGCCACACCGTCAGCCGCCGTCTCGTTCTTGCAGGCCTGGCCGCCTGCGCCGCCAGCGCCAGCTATGCGCAGACCACCTTGTCCATGTGGTACCACGGGGCGGGCAATCCGACCGAAAAAGACCTGATGGCGGGCATCATCAAGGACTTCAATGGCAGCCAGAAGCAGTGGAAGGTGGAGCTGCAGCAGTTCCCGCAAGAGGCCTACAACACCTCGGTGGTGGCCGCCGCCGTGGCAGGCAAGCTGCCCGACATCCTGGACGTGGACGGCCCTGTGATGCCCAACTGGGCCTGGTCCAAATACCTGCAACCGCTGACGCTGCCGCCTGCGGCGATCAGCAAGTTTCTGCCCGGCACCATCGGCAAATACAACGGCAAGGTGTATTCGGTGGGGCTGTGGGATGCGGCCTGCGCCATGTTTGCGCGCAAATCGGTGCTGCAGGCTAACAACATCCGTATCCCGACGCTGGACAAACCCTGGACCAAGGCCGAGTTCGATGCCGCCCTGGTCACGCTGCAAAAGAGCGGCAAGTTCCAGTACCCGATCGACCTGGGCCTGGCCTGGAAGGGCGAGTGGTATTCGTACGCATTCGGGCCGTTCCTGCAAAGCACCGGTGGCGATCTGCTGAATGCATCGGTTCCCAAGGCCAATGGCACGCTGAATGGCAAGGCGGGCCTGGAGTTTGGCAACTGGTGGCAGAGCCTGTTTACCCGCAAGCTCACCCCCGGCACCTCGCAGGACGGTGCAGACCGTGAAACCGGCTTTCTGGATGGCAAGTACGCGCTGCAGTGGAACGGCAACTGGGCCGCGCTGCCCGCGCTGAAGAAGTTTGGCGATGACCTGGTGTTCCTGCCCGCACCCGATTTCGGCAAGGGCCCGAAGATCGGTGCCGCGTCGTGGCAGTTCGGCGTGTCGGCCAGCACCAAGAATGCCCAGGGTGCCAACGCTTTCATCGCCTTTGCGCTCAAAGACAAGTACCTGGCCGCGTTCTCGGACGGCATCGGCCTGGTGCCTTCCACCCCCGAGGCGGCGGCCATGACCAAGAACTACGCCAAGGGCGGCCCCATGGAGGTGTTCTTCGCGCTGTCGGCCAAGCAGGCGACCTTGCGGGCCTCGACGCCCGGTTATGCGGCCGCGTCCGGTGAGTTCGAGAAGGCGCTGTCCGATATCGCCAATGGCGGCAAGGTGGCCGACGCGCTGGACAACGCCGCCGATGCCATCGATGCCGACCTGAAGAAAAACAACAACTACCGCTGAGCCACAGCGCCGCACAAGGACCCGAGGCCATGAGCGCTCCCATTACCTCCACCACTGCCCCGGGGGCCGCGCGCGCGCGGCGTTCGGGCCTGCTCATGGTCTCACCGGCCATGCTGTTGATGGCGCTGTTTTTGATCCTGCCATTTCTGCTGGCGTTTGCCATGTCGTTCACCAACCAGCGCCTGGTGTCGCCCAACCCCACGCAGTACGTGGGCCTGGACAACTACCGCCAGATCCTGGGCCTGGGCGTGCTGACGCTGCAGCCTGAAAAAGATGCGCAAGGCCAGGTGGCACACGAGGCCGATGGCAGTGTGCAATACCCCAGCCTGCGCACCTACACCCGCGACAACCCCGACTACCCGCACCTGAACCGCATGCGCGAGTGGTTCCACGTCGGCTGGACCGGCGACAGCCGCGTCTACGTGCTGGCCAGCGACGTGATCTTCATGAAGGCGCTGGTCAACACGGTGCAGTTCGTGGTGGTGGTGGCTCCGGTGCAGGCCTTTTTTGCGTTGCTGCTGGCGCTGCTGATCAACCAGCCGCTGCGCGGCATCAACATCTACCGCACCATTTTCTTCATGCCGGTGGTGATCTCGATGGTGGTGGTGGCATTTTTGTGGCGCTTTATCTACGCCGGTGACACCGGCCTGCTGAATTCTCTGCTGGGGCACCTCACCTTTGGTGCCTTCAAGCCGGTGGACTGGCTGGGCCAGCCCGGCACGGCACTGTGGGCGATCATGGCCATGTCGGTCTGGCAGGGCGTGGGTTTCCACATGATCGTCTGGCTGTCGGGCCTGCAGACCATTTCTGCCTCGCTGTACGAAGCTGCCGCGCTCGAAGGCGCATCCCGGTGGCAGGTGTTCCGCTATGTGACCTGGCCGGGGCTGCGCAACACCGCCATCCTGGTGATGGTGGTGATCACCATGCAGGCCTTCACGCTGTACCCGCAAATCGATGTGATGACGCGTGGCGGGCCGCTGGACTCGACCCAGTCGCTGGTGTTCCAGGCGGTGCAGCGCGGCTACGGCAAGCAGGACATCGCCGGGGGCTCCGCGATCAGCGTGTTTCTGTTCTTGTTTGTGCTGGCCATCTCGCTGGGCCAGCGCTATCTGACCCGTGAAAAGAAGTGAAAGGAAACACGCCATGAGCCGCTCTCTGATGCCCTCGCTCGCCGCCAAGGCGCTGAACTACACCTTGCTGACCTGGATTGCGCTGGTGTTCATTTTCCCCATCGTGTTCATGGTGGTGTCGTCGCTCAAGCCCGACCTGCAATTGCTGCAGGATGCCAGCTCGGTGCGCGCCTTTTTGCCGGTGGGTGATATCTCGTTTGACAACTACCGCGCCGCGTTCCAGCGCGTGCCCATTGGCCACTTCATCTTCAACTCGGTGATGGTGACCGCCATCACCATGGTGCTGTCGCTGGCGGTGTGCTCGATGGCGGCGTTCGCCTTCGTGTTTCTGGAGTTTCCGGGGAAAAGCGTGCTGCTGGCGGTGGTGCTGGCGACCTTCATCGTGCCCTTCGAGTCGATCGCAATTCCGCTGCTGCTGGTGGTCAACAACCTGCCCTGGATCGGCGACCAGGGCCTCACCGTGGGCTGGCTGAACTCCTACCATGTGCAGATCATCCCGTTCATCTCCGACGCGCTGACGATCTTCTTGTTTGTGCAGTACTTCCGCGACCTGCCCAGGGAACTGGTGGAGGCCGCCCGCGTGGACGGTGCGGGCTACTTCCAGATCTACCGCCGGGTGATCCTGCCGCTGGCCGGGCCGGTGTTTGCTACCGCCGCGATTTTGAAGTTTCTGGCTATGTACAACCAGTACCTGTGGCCGGTGATGGCCGCGCAGTCGGAAGACTACCGGCCCATCATGGTCGGCCTGCAGTACTTCTTCCAGCTCAACATCGCCTGGGGCGAAATGATGGCCTACCTGACCGTCATCACGGTGCCGGTGCTGCTGTTCTACCTGAGCCTGCAGCGCGCCTTTATCGCCTCCATTGCGTCCACCGGTGTCAAGGGCTAGACCCCACACCTCTACACCCAGCCCCTTTTTTTGAACTGCGAGAACCTTCCATGCAAGACGTTCGCTTATCCCAAGTCCACAAGTCCTATGGCAACGACGTGGTCATCATCCCTGGCATAGACCTGCACATACCCGCTGGTTCGTTCACGGTCCTGGTCGGGCCCTCGGGCTGCGGCAAATCCACCTTGCTGCGCATGATTGCCGGCCTGGAATCGGTGACCCAAGGCACGATCCAGATCGGTGGCCGGGACGTGACCCACCTCGAACCCGCCGACCGGGGCATCGCCATGGTGTTCCAGTCCTACGCCTTGTATCCGCACATGACGGTGGCGCAGAACATCGGCTTTGGCTTGACCATCGCCAAGAAGCCCAAGGCCGAGATCGACGCGGCAGTGCGCAAGGCGGCCGACATCCTGCAGCTCGGCCACCTGCTGGACCGTACGCCCAAGGCCTTGTCGGGCGGGCAGCGCCAGCGCGTGGCGATTGGCCGGGCCATCGTGCGCGACCCGGCGGTGTTTTTGTTTGACGAGCCCTTGTCCAACCTGGATGCCTCGCTGCGCGGCCAGATGCGGGTGGAGCTGGCCGACCTGCACCGCCAGATCGGCGCGACCATGGTCTATGTAACCCACGACCAGGTCGAGGCCATGACCATGGCCGACCAGATCGTGGTGCTCAACAAGGGCCATATCGAGCAGGTCGGGCCACCCATGGACCTGTACCGCAAACCCATGACTCCGTTTGTGGCAGGTTTCCTGGGCTCACCCAATATGAACCTGGTGCAAGGCGAATTTGCCCGGGAGCTGGGTTGCGAGGTCTATGGTGTGCGGCCCGAGCACATCGACATCAGCCCGACCCAGGGGCGCTGGCCGGCTACCGTACACCACATCGAGCAGCTGGGCGCGGACTGCATCGTCCATGCCGATGTGCGCGGCGTGGGCACGATGACGGTACGCACCGAGAGCGAACTGGACCTGAACATCGGCCAGAGCATCTACCTGGACCCGCGCGCCGGCCTGGAGCACCGGTTTCGCGGCGGCCAGCGCATGGATGCCTGACGCGGGGCCATCGGGCACGTCTTGGTAGGCAGACCGGGCGCACTTTTACAATAGCGCCCAGCTTATCGAGACTTCTATGCCCTCTACCTCTACTCCCACCGTCCAGCCCGGCTCGTTTTTGACCCTGCACTACCGCCTGGGCGGCCCCACGGGCGACATCATCAACACCTTCAACGACAAGCCCGCCACGCTGTCGCTGGGCACCGGCCAGCTCTCGCCCGCGGTGGAGCAACGTCTGCTGGGCCTGGCCGAGGGCACGCGCACCTCGTTCGACATCCCCGCCGGTGAGGCCTTTGGCGAGCGCCAGCCCGAGATGCAGCAGTGGGTGGCCCGCAAGCTGCTCAACCAGATGGGTGACCCGCTGGAGCAGTACCACGTGGGCGATGTGGTGCAGTTCCCCACGCCCGACGGCCTGGGCAGTTACGCCGGTGCCGTGCAGCAGGTGGGCAACGGCGAGAGCGCCGACGCGGTCTTGTTCGACTTCAACCATCCGCTGGCCGGCCAGCCGGTGACGTTTGAAGTGCAACTGATTGGTGTTTTATGAGCACGCCGCAGGAAATCATCCTGGCCGAGCCGCGTGGCTTTTGCGCGGGGGTAGACCGGGCCATCGAGATCGTCGAAAAGGCCCTGGCCAAGTTCGGCCGCCCCATCTACGTGCGCCACGAGATTGTGCACAACACCTACGTGGTCAACGACCTGAAATCGCGCGGTGCCATCTTCATTGAAGAGCTGGACGACGTGCCCCCCGGCGCGACCCTGGTGTTTTCGGCCCACGGCGTGAGCCAGGCGGTGCAGCGCGAGGCCCGCGACCGGGGCTTCCAGATTTTCGACGCCACCTGCCCGCTGGTCACCAAGGTGCACGTCGAGGTGGCCAAGCTGCACAAAGAGGGTTATGAGTTCATCATGATCGGCCACAAGGGCCACCCCGAGGTCGAGGGCACCATGGGCCAGCTCGACAGTGGCATCCACCTGGTGGAAGACGTGGCCGATGTGGCCCGCGTGCAGCCCGGCCAGACCGCCAAGCTGGCCGTGGTGACGCAAACCACGCTGAGCGTGGACGACGCTGCCGAGATCTCCGCCGCCGTCAAGGCCCGCTTCCCGCTGATCCGCGAGCCCAAGCAGCAAGACATCTGCTATGCCACGCAAAACCGCCAGGATGCCATCAAGATCATGAGCCCGCAGGTGGACATCGTCATCGTGGTCGGCAGCCCCACCAGTTCCAACAGCAACCGCCTGCGCGAGTTGGCCGAAAAGCTGGGCACCGAGGCCTACATGGTGGACAGCGCCGAAGAGCTGCTTCCCGCCTGGTTCGAGGGCAAAACCCGCGTCGGCCTGACCGCCGGGGCCTCCGCCCCCGAGCTGCTGGTGCAGCAGGTCATTGACCGCATCCGCGCGCTGGGAGCGGTGTCGGTGCGCAAGATGGACGGGATTGAGGAGACAGTCAAGTTTCCACTGCCCAAAGGCTTGCGCATGGACGGAGTGGCGGCAGCTGATTGAGGCGGCTGCGCTATTTGGTATTTTCATGATCTGGATCAGAGGCGGCGCCCCGGTCCGGTAGCCCAATGGAGGGGTCTTCACCATGAAAGGACCCGATATGAAAACCAACGTTGGCGGCCTGGACCGCACACTGCGCATCGTCGCCGGAGGCGCCCTGGTTGCCCTGGCCGCCACCGGCACCGTCGGCCTCTGGGGCTGGATCGGCGTCGTCCCCCTGGCCACCGGCCTGATCGGCTGGTGCCCGCCGTATGCCTTGTTTGGGTGGAATACCTGCTCGGTGAAATCGGAGGGGTGAGGGCTGGGGCTGTTGGGGCCCGTGGCATCGGTAGGTTGGCGATTTTAGATTTTTTGGCCTGTTTTTAAGTGGCAAATAGGCCGTCTGTGCTTACGGGATGAGCACAAGCAGCTCCTATTTTTTACTATAAAAAAAGAAGCACTTGCCTAACTTGCAGCATGCCACCTCCAGCTCGCGCCCTAGGCGCGATGCCCGGCGCAGCCGGGCCGATCCCGCTCCCCGGGGTCCCCATCTGGCTGCGCCGAGGAGCACAGCTTTGGGCGGATCAGGGCTGGCGTTGTCTGAGCGCCAGCGAGTTTAGCCAGACCCCGCCCAAAGCGCGCACCGCAGGTTCCCGTAGCGAAAGCGCAGGGCGCAGACAGTTGGGGCGCCTTTCTTTTGGTTACTTTTCTTTTGCGCAAAAGAACAAGTGACTGCGCCGCCGGGCGCACATCCCGGCCAGGGATCGCAGTGGTGTCCGACCCGCCGTCAGCGTCAAACCACCAATAAGGGTCAGAGCCCAAATGCGGGAGACATCCCTTTCGCACCGCCAGCAGCACGCGCGCAATTGGGATCTGACCCTCATTGGCTCCGTCCCGTCACACTCTCCCCACCCCCGCAGACGCATGGCACACATACACCGTAGCCGCGTCCCCATTGGGTGCGCGGTACTGGGCGGCCACGGCGGCGCGGGCGGTGGGGACTACGGCTTCGGGGAGCAGGGCGACGACGCAGCCGCCGAAGCCGCCGCCGGTCATGCGGGCACCGCCCTGGGGGCCGATGGCGGCTTGCAGGATGGCGACCAGGTGGTCGATGGGCGGCACGGTGATTTCGAAGTCGTCGCGCATGGAGTCGTGCGAGGCGGCCATGAGCTGGCCTAGACGCTGCAGGTCGCCGCTGGTCAGGGCCTGGGCGGCATCCAGGGTGCGTTGGTTCTCGGTGACGATGTGGCGGGCGCGGCGCAGTACCACGGCATCCAGCCCGGCGGCATCGCGCTCCAGGCGGGCCACGTCGATGTCGCGCAGGGCTTTGACACCGTAGTGGGCGGCGGCGGCTTCGCACTGCTGGCGGCGGGTGTTGTACTCGCTGCCGACCAGGCCGCGCTGCACGTGAGAGTGCACGATCATCACCGCCAACCCGGCGGGCACGGGCACGGCCTGGGTGCTGAGGCTGCGGCAGTCGATCAGCAGGGCATGGTCGGCTTCGCCGCAGGCCGAGATCAGCTGGTCCATGATGCCGCAGTTCACGCCGACGAAGCTGTTTTCAGCCTTTTGGGCCGCCAGCGCAATCTCGGTGGGCGTGAGTAGCTCTGAATTGTATAGCGCGTTAAAGGCTTGGCCGACCGCCACTTCCAGCGAGGCCGAGGACGATAGCCCCGCGCCCTGGGGCACATTGCCCGCGATCGCCAGGTCCATGCCGCCCAAGGCCAGGCCTTTGGCCAGCAGCACCTGCACCACGCCGCGCACGTAGTTGGCCCACTGCGCGTCGGGGCGCGGGGTGATGGGCGCGTCCAGGTCGAACTGGTCCAGCGCGTCACCGTAGTCGCAGGCGCAGATGCGCACCTGGCGGTCGCTGCGCAGGCCCACGGCGATGCGGGTTTCGAAGTCGATGGCGCAGGGCAGCACGAAGCCGTCGTTGTAGTCGGTGTGCTCGCCGATCAGGTTGACCCGGCCCGGGGCGCGCACGTGCAGCGTGGGGGCGTGGCCAAAGTGCTGGGCGAAGGCGGTGTCGATGCGGGTTTGCAGGGTGGCGGTCATGATGCTACTTTGTCATTGCGGTAGTGAACGTCGGAGACGGCGCGCAGTTGGGCGGCGGCTTGCTCGGGGGTCAGGTCGCGCTGGGCTTCGGCCAGCATTTCAAAGCCGACCATGAACTTGCGCACGCTGGCCGAGCGTAACAGCGGCGGGTAGAAGTGGGCGTGCAGTTGCCAGGGTGCGGTGGCCTTGCCATCAAACGGCGCGCCATGCCAGCCCATGGAGTAGGGGAAAGAGCACTGGAACAGGTTGTCGTAGCGCGAGGTGAGTTGCTGGATGGCCAGGGCCAGGTCGGCGCGTTGGACGGCATCGAGCTGCGGCAGTTGCTGCACCGCAAAGCGCGGCAGCAGCAGGGTCTCGAACGGCCAGGTGGCCCAGAAGGGCACGATGGCCAGCCAGTGGTCGGTTTGCACCACCACGCGGCTGCCGTCGGCGGCTTCGCGCGCGGCCAGGTCCAGCAGCAGGGGGGTGCCGTGCTCGGCGTGCCAGGCGCGCTGGCGCAGGTCTTCGGCGGCGGGCTCGTTGGGGATGAAGTCGGTGGCCCAGAGCTGGCCGTGCGGGTGCGGGTTGGAGCAACCCATCAGCGCGCCCTTGTTCTCGAACACCTGCACCCAGGGGTAGGTGGCACCCAGCTCGGCGGTTTGCGCGCACCAGGTGTTGATCACCTCGCCGATGGCGGCCAGCGGCAGCTCGGGCAGGGTTTTGCCGTGGTCGGGCGAGAAGCAGATCACCCGGCTGGTGCCGCGGGCGGTGCGGGCCTGGAACAGCGGGTCGGCCTCGGCGGGCGCGTCCGGGGCGCTGGGCATCATGGCGGCAAAGTCGTTGGTGAAGACGAAGGTGCCGGTGTAGGCCGGGTTGCGCTCGCCGGTGACGCGCAGGTTGCCCGCGCACAGGAAGCAGCTGGCGTCAAAGGCCGGGCGCTCCGCCGTGTCGGCCTGCTCCTGCTGGCCCTGCCAGGGGCGTTTGGCGCGGTGCGGCGACACCAGCACCCACTGGCCGGTGAGGGGGTTGAAGCGGCGGTGCGAGTGCTCGGCCACGTCGAACGTGGCGGTATCGGAAGGGGCGGTGCTCATACGGGATAGCCTTGGGGGTGGGTGGATTGCCAGCGCCAGGTGTCGGCACACATGTCGGCCAGGCTGCGGGTAGTGTGCCAGCCCAGCACCTCGCGTGCGCGCTGGGGGTCGGCCCAGCTGCTGGCCACGTCGCCGGGGCGGCAGGGCACGATATCGTACGGCAGGTTTTTGCCGCAGGCCTGGCCAAAAGCGGCCAGCACTTCCAGCACGCTGTGGCCCTGGCCGCTGCCCAGGTTGAAGACGTGCAGGCCGGGGCGGCCCACGCCGTGTTGCAGGGCGGCCAGGTGGCCGTCGGCCAGGTCCATCACGTGGATGTAGTCGCGCACGCCGGTACCGTCGGGCGTGGGGTAGGTGTTGCCAAACACTCGCAGGCTGGCGCGCTGGCCCACGGCGACCTGGGCGATGTAGGGCACGAGGTTGTTGGGTACGCCCTGGGGGTGCTCGCCCATCAGGCCGCTGGGGTGGGCACCTACCGGGTTGAAATAGCGCAGCGCGGTGAGGGACCAGCGCGGGTCGGCCACGGCCAGGTCGCGCAGCATGTGTTCCACCATGAGCTTGCTTTGGCCGTAGGGGTTGGTGGCCGACAGGGGTGCGTCCTCTTGCAGCGGCATCTGAACTGCTGCGCCGTACACCGTGGCCGATGAGCTGAACACCAGGTTGCGCACGCCCACGGTCTGCATGGCCTGCAGCAGCACCAGGGTGCCGTTGACGTTGTTGTCGTAGTAGGCCAGTGGCTGGGCCACCGACTCGCCCACGGCCTTGAGCGCGGCGAAATGGATGACGGCATCGATTTGGGCATCGGCCAGCATGCGCTCCAGCAAGGCGCGGTCGCGCACGTCGCCCTGCACGAACTGCGGGCGGCTGCCGCCCAGGGTGGCGATGCGGTCCAGCACCGCCGGGTTGCTGTTGCACAGGTTGTCGAGCAGCACCGGGCGGTGCCCGGCTTCCAGCAGGCGCAGGCTGGTCAGGCTGCCGATGTAGCCGGTGCCACCCGTGACCAGGATGTTCATGGCTGCACCTTTTTCAAACGGACGATGAAGCAGGTCTCTGCCGTGGCGCGTGGCATGGGCAGGCCAGACTGGGCCAGCCAGGCAGCGTCCAGCGCCACGCCGCCGTCTTGCAGGGCCGTGAAGAACGGCGCGGGGGACTGCACCGCGCCTTCGCCTGCGATGGGCACCAGTTGCGCCACCTGGTAGCGGGCGGCGGTATCCAGCATGGGCAGGCGCAGCGGCGGGGTGTAGCGGTGGCTGGTGGGCTGGCAGCGGTAGACCAGCAGCAGCAGGTCGTCGGCATCGCCGTGGGCTTGCCAGACCAGGCCATCGGCGGCCTCGCCACGCCAGACACGGCCATGGTGGAGTTGGTCCCTCCAATTTTTATAGCAAACTATCCAATCAGAGAGAGCACGGAGCGTGGTTTCGTCCAGATGCCGTACATCCAGCTCCACGCCCAGGTGGCCGGTCAGGGCCACGGCGGCGCGGAAGGCCAGGGACTGGCTGCGACCGGTGGTGTGGGCCGGGGCGGTGCCGATGTGCGAGCCCAGAATTTCCGGCGGGAAGAACTGGCCAAAACCGTGCTGGATCTGCACCCGGCTCATGGCATCTATGCAGTCGCTGCCCCACACGCGGTGGGTGTAGCGCAGGATGCCAAAGTCGATACGGCCCCCGCCACCGGAGCAGCTTTCAATCTCTACCGCCGGGTGGGCGGCCCGCAGGCGGGCCATCAGCGTGTACACCGCCTGCACCTGGGCGCGGTAGCCCGCGCTGCCCATGCCACCGGCCAGGGCGGCGGTGGTCAGGTCGCGGTTGTGGTCCCACTTGAGGTAGCGGATGGGGTGGGCGGCCAGCAGGGCGTCGATCTTGGCAAACAGGTAGTCGGCGGCCTCGGGGCGGGAGATGTCCAGCACCAGCTGGTTGCGGGCCGTGATCAGCGGGCGACCGGCGATCTGCAGCGCCCAGTCGGGGTGGGTGCGGAAGAGTTCGCTGTCGGGATTGACCATTTCGGGCTCGACCCACAGGCCGAACTCCATCCCTAAAGCGTTGACGTACTCGACCAGCGGGCCCAGGCCTTGGGGGAACTTGTCCGCATCGGGCCACCAGTCGCCCAGGGCGGCGCGGTCGTGGTGGCGGCGGTGGAACCAGCCGTCGTCCAGCACAAAACGCTCCACGCCGACCTTGGCGGCGGCATCGGCCAGGGCCATCACGTCGCCGGGCACCAGGTCGAAGTAAAACGCCTCCCAAGTGTTGAGGTGCACCGGGCGTGGGCGCATTTCGCCGCCGGGCCAGGCCATGCGTGCGCGCAGGGCCGCATGGAAGTTGGCGGCCAGGCCGTTGAGGCCCCCGGTGGAGCAGGTGGCGATGATCTCGGGCGTGTGCAGGCTGGTGCCGGTGGCCAGGCGGCCTTCGCCGGGGGCCAGCCACTCGCCCATTTGCCACTGGTACTGGCCGTCGTGCAGCCATTCGATGGTTTGCTGGTGGTTGCCCGACCAGGCCAGGTGCGCGCCAAACACCAGGCCGGTGTGCTCGGTGCTGCCGGGGGTGGTGACCACCGCGCCGGGAAAGCAGTCGTGCGAGGTGCGGCCACGGCGGTTTTCGCGCCGCCACTGGTTGCGGCCCAGGGTGTCGGTTTGCAACAAAAATTCGTGGTTGTGCTGGCCCGCGTACGAGCGCACGGTGGCCGCATCGCCGGGCAGGGGCAGGGTGCCCGCGGCCAGCCATTGCACGTCGATGTCTGCATCGCCCAGGTTGGTCAGCGTGGTTTGCAGCGTAAGCACATCGGTATCTGCGTCCAATGCGATCGACACGTCAAAGCGCAGTTGCGCCACCGCGTCGGTGAGGTGCAGCACCACGGCGCTGCCGGGCGTGGTCCATTCCACCTCGCACTGGGTGATGGCCTGGGCGAAATCCAGACCGGCGCGGTGCGCCAGCAGCGCGCTCTGGCCGAACCAGCCCACGCCAAAGGTGGGCAGCACGGTGAGCGGCTGGTCGAAGTCGAGCATGAAGGACGGCAGCGGGCGGGTGCCGCGCAGCGCCTGGCCTGGCGTGCTGCCATCGGGCAGGCGCGGGCCCCAGTAGCGCCACAGGGGGGCCTCGTTGGGTGGGCATTCGAGGACCAGGGAGCTGTGGCGGCTGTGCAGGAGGATGAATTCAGCAGTCATTTTTTTCGGTTAGGCAGCGTGGGGGATGAGCATGTCGGCGATGGGGATGCGGCGCTCCAGCGCGTGGCCCTTGTCGTCAAACACATGCATGGCGGCTGCGGGCAGCGATACCGCCACGCGCTGGCCGGGGTCGGCGTGGAACTGGCCGGGGGCTTTGACCACCAGGGGCTGGTTGGCCACGCCACTGTCCAGAAACAAATAGGTGGACTCGCCCAGGCGCTCTTGCCAGTGCACCTGGCGCGTGATGCTTTGGGTGGCGGTGCCCAGCAGGGTGTGCTCGGGGCGGATGCCGATGGTGACGGGTTGGCCGGGTTGCAGCGCGCTGCCGTCCACCATGGCTTCCACCACCTCGCCGCCGGTCAGTTGTACCTTGGCAATGTCGCTGCGGCCCTCGACCAGGCGGCCTTCCAGGAAGTTCATCTTGGGCGAGCCGATGAAGCCCGCCACAAACAGGTTGCGGGGCCGGTGGTACAGCTCCAGCGGGCTGCCGCACTGGGCCACGCTGCCCTCGGTGAGCACGGCGGGCCCGGCGTTGAGCAGCAGAATGCGGTCGGCCAGGGTCATGGCTTCCACCTGGTCGTGGGTCACGTAGATGGTGCTGGCCTTGCCGAAGTCGCGGTGGATCTTGGCAATCTCGAAACGGGTTTGCACCCGCAGCGAGGCATCCAGGTTGGACAGCGGCTCGTCGAACAAAAACACCCCC from Comamonadaceae bacterium OS-1 carries:
- the galT gene encoding galactose-1-phosphate uridylyltransferase — protein: MSTAPSDTATFDVAEHSHRRFNPLTGQWVLVSPHRAKRPWQGQQEQADTAERPAFDASCFLCAGNLRVTGERNPAYTGTFVFTNDFAAMMPSAPDAPAEADPLFQARTARGTSRVICFSPDHGKTLPELPLAAIGEVINTWCAQTAELGATYPWVQVFENKGALMGCSNPHPHGQLWATDFIPNEPAAEDLRQRAWHAEHGTPLLLDLAAREAADGSRVVVQTDHWLAIVPFWATWPFETLLLPRFAVQQLPQLDAVQRADLALAIQQLTSRYDNLFQCSFPYSMGWHGAPFDGKATAPWQLHAHFYPPLLRSASVRKFMVGFEMLAEAQRDLTPEQAAAQLRAVSDVHYRNDKVAS
- the ispH gene encoding 4-hydroxy-3-methylbut-2-enyl diphosphate reductase, producing the protein MSTPQEIILAEPRGFCAGVDRAIEIVEKALAKFGRPIYVRHEIVHNTYVVNDLKSRGAIFIEELDDVPPGATLVFSAHGVSQAVQREARDRGFQIFDATCPLVTKVHVEVAKLHKEGYEFIMIGHKGHPEVEGTMGQLDSGIHLVEDVADVARVQPGQTAKLAVVTQTTLSVDDAAEISAAVKARFPLIREPKQQDICYATQNRQDAIKIMSPQVDIVIVVGSPTSSNSNRLRELAEKLGTEAYMVDSAEELLPAWFEGKTRVGLTAGASAPELLVQQVIDRIRALGAVSVRKMDGIEETVKFPLPKGLRMDGVAAAD
- the araQ_1 gene encoding L-arabinose transport system permease protein AraQ, coding for MSRSLMPSLAAKALNYTLLTWIALVFIFPIVFMVVSSLKPDLQLLQDASSVRAFLPVGDISFDNYRAAFQRVPIGHFIFNSVMVTAITMVLSLAVCSMAAFAFVFLEFPGKSVLLAVVLATFIVPFESIAIPLLLVVNNLPWIGDQGLTVGWLNSYHVQIIPFISDALTIFLFVQYFRDLPRELVEAARVDGAGYFQIYRRVILPLAGPVFATAAILKFLAMYNQYLWPVMAAQSEDYRPIMVGLQYFFQLNIAWGEMMAYLTVITVPVLLFYLSLQRAFIASIASTGVKG
- the galK gene encoding galactokinase, which translates into the protein MTATLQTRIDTAFAQHFGHAPTLHVRAPGRVNLIGEHTDYNDGFVLPCAIDFETRIAVGLRSDRQVRICACDYGDALDQFDLDAPITPRPDAQWANYVRGVVQVLLAKGLALGGMDLAIAGNVPQGAGLSSSASLEVAVGQAFNALYNSELLTPTEIALAAQKAENSFVGVNCGIMDQLISACGEADHALLIDCRSLSTQAVPVPAGLAVMIVHSHVQRGLVGSEYNTRRQQCEAAAAHYGVKALRDIDVARLERDAAGLDAVVLRRARHIVTENQRTLDAAQALTSGDLQRLGQLMAASHDSMRDDFEITVPPIDHLVAILQAAIGPQGGARMTGGGFGGCVVALLPEAVVPTARAAVAAQYRAPNGDAATVYVCHASAGVGRV
- the fkpB gene encoding FKBP-type 16 kDa peptidyl-prolyl cis-trans isomerase, which gives rise to MPSTSTPTVQPGSFLTLHYRLGGPTGDIINTFNDKPATLSLGTGQLSPAVEQRLLGLAEGTRTSFDIPAGEAFGERQPEMQQWVARKLLNQMGDPLEQYHVGDVVQFPTPDGLGSYAGAVQQVGNGESADAVLFDFNHPLAGQPVTFEVQLIGVL
- the galE_2 gene encoding UDP-glucose 4-epimerase; translation: MNILVTGGTGYIGSLTSLRLLEAGHRPVLLDNLCNSNPAVLDRIATLGGSRPQFVQGDVRDRALLERMLADAQIDAVIHFAALKAVGESVAQPLAYYDNNVNGTLVLLQAMQTVGVRNLVFSSSATVYGAAVQMPLQEDAPLSATNPYGQSKLMVEHMLRDLAVADPRWSLTALRYFNPVGAHPSGLMGEHPQGVPNNLVPYIAQVAVGQRASLRVFGNTYPTPDGTGVRDYIHVMDLADGHLAALQHGVGRPGLHVFNLGSGQGHSVLEVLAAFGQACGKNLPYDIVPCRPGDVASSWADPQRAREVLGWHTTRSLADMCADTWRWQSTHPQGYPV
- the ugpC_1 gene encoding sn-glycerol-3-phosphate import ATP-binding protein UgpC, which produces MQDVRLSQVHKSYGNDVVIIPGIDLHIPAGSFTVLVGPSGCGKSTLLRMIAGLESVTQGTIQIGGRDVTHLEPADRGIAMVFQSYALYPHMTVAQNIGFGLTIAKKPKAEIDAAVRKAADILQLGHLLDRTPKALSGGQRQRVAIGRAIVRDPAVFLFDEPLSNLDASLRGQMRVELADLHRQIGATMVYVTHDQVEAMTMADQIVVLNKGHIEQVGPPMDLYRKPMTPFVAGFLGSPNMNLVQGEFARELGCEVYGVRPEHIDISPTQGRWPATVHHIEQLGADCIVHADVRGVGTMTVRTESELDLNIGQSIYLDPRAGLEHRFRGGQRMDA